The Raphanus sativus cultivar WK10039 chromosome 2, ASM80110v3, whole genome shotgun sequence DNA segment CAGCACTGTGGAACTAGTTGGGAAGATATTTATGGCAGGTAGATTCCTTGTCTAGTGAAGCAAGTTTGCTAAGACGTTACATTCTcaatcttatataaaatttgtatttaatatttttgggggtattttccttttaattgtAGTTGTGTCTTTCATCGCTGCTTTAGGCTTCTTGCTTTACGGAGGAAGGTATGCGTTCTTTTCATTTCTGTTTGTCTCGTAATCAAAAGTGTCCATTGAGGTTTTTCAGGGCTTTATTGGGGGTTGTCTTTTCTCACGTATTTTTGTGCTTGTTTGTAATGGTATATAGATTGTTTATTATGCTGAGAAGGTTCCCTATTGAATCAaaaggaagaaggaagaagctccATGAGGTAGTCTCATTGTGCATGTGCATCTTTGTCTTAGTTCCATTGAACTTTAAGCatagacatatattttttttggctttCAAATTCGCTGTGTTTCATGGAGCAGCCCTTGTGTATACTGAAATGGTATTCAATTGCAGGTTGGATCTGTGACAGCGATATGCTTCACCTGCTTCCTCATAAGATGCATTGTGGTAAGCTCTCAGATATAGAACCTAAAAGAATGAAATCTTTATGATCGATCAGTTATGCTAATATGAGTGtctttttaaaatgtttctttcttgcaaaaaaaaattcaggtgggTGTATCAGCTTTTGACAGAGATCTAACGCTGGATGTTCTTGATCATCCAGTTCTGAACTTAATCTACTATATGGTAACTTAAGACTTTCATTACTTATCTATCTCTTAatctctgtttctgtttcttcaCTAACCGGTAAAACAAAACATTACTTAGGTGGTAGAAGTACTTCCATCGGCACTAGTGCTCTTCATCCTCCGGAAGCTACCTCCAAAGAGAGTATCAGCTCAGTACCATCCTATCCAGTAGACTTTTTTTTTAGCTGAAGCCATCACACGGCGACTCTGATGATGTTGCAAGAGAGACAGTAAAGATTCAGTAAAGAAAATATGGTCAGGACAGAATTTTTAAGAGTTGCTGGCGGATGTTTGATTGTCATGTTATGTCTGGTTGAAAATAATAACCAattgttttaccttttttttttccttcgcAAATGACACACTGTTCTAACCATCTTAAACCGAGCATTGGGTATCACATGGACGGTTAAATAACTTAACGGGCCTTGGGCTGATCAATCAAGGCCTTATCTCCGTTATTCTTTCTTATAAAAATAGGAAATTGTTAGTGATTTTAGAGTGACGGACAAACACGAATCAAAAGACCTAACTCTGTGTTGCTCCGCGTCAAggtctactctctctctctctctctctctctctctctctcatctccgTCTTCCTTTTTCTGTCCAAAAGAACGGAACTTTTGTATATATTCGCAGGCTTCTATGCTTAATCATTATGCCATGCTTGTGTTGAATCCTTTGGTTATCGAATCATCAGCAGTTTTTAGTTCATATAACCGATTAAAAAAAATACCCTTTCAAGGTCATGTTTGTGTTTCTCGTTTTCTGGAATTATGTTGAGCATGAACTATTTGAATTAATCGGAAGTTTAAAACTTTGAACTTGAAGGTCTGTCTAAAAGTGTCTGTAGAGAGGTTACTAGGCTTCTCTGAAAATTCTTTACGTCGACGACTCGTCTCTTGCTTAGTAGACTACCTGTGatataagtgtttttttttgtgttagaATATTTTTCGGATGAGGAAGAAACTGAATATGCAGTGTGTTGGGATTCTTGGCAGTTAAAAATCACACAGGAAAGCAAATATTTCTGTCACTGATGGATCCCATGGAATCGTCTGGTGAAGAGGTAATGTGGTTTATCTCTGTCGATGAAATTCAGTGAATTGTTTATATGTTACATTTGTGTTACAATACTAGCCTAAGTTAactgcaagaagaaaaaaaaatagagtgattttttttttggtcttgcATAGAACATTGTGGAAGAGAGTCATAAGCTGGTTGACTCATTGGACAAGCTTCGTGTTAGTGCTGGCAGCTCTTCCTCCAATTTCAAGAAGAAGCCTGTTATTATCATTGTTGTTGGAATGGCTGGTACGTAATGTTCTCAAAAACTCACTGTGTTGAAGATAATATAGCTGATGTGAGCTTTTTGTATGCTATGCGTAGGCAGTGGAAAAACTAGTTTCCTTCATCGTTTGGTCTGCCATACCTTTGATGCAAACAAGCGTGGGTATGTGTTGAACCTTGACCCTGCTGTTATGTCTCTACCTTTCGGTGCCAACATCGATATAAGGGACACTGTCAAGTACAAGGAAGTTATGAAGCAGTATAATCTGGGGCCTAATGGTGGTATTATGACGTCACTCAACTTGTTTGCTACTAAATTTGACGAGGTAACAATGCCCTGACGTGATGTTAGTTCTCTCggtttccttttttcttttattgattgTTCCGTCTTTGTTtgccacttttttttttaggttgTCTCTGTGATTGAGAAACGTGCAGACCAGCTTGACTATGTCCTTGTGGATACTCCTGGTCAGATTGAAATCTTCACATGGTCTGCTTCTGGGGCTATAATCACTGAAGCTTTTGCTTCAACCTTCCCAACTGTTGTCACCTATGTGGTTGATACTCCACGTTCCACAAGCCCAATCACTTTCATGAGCAACATGCTCTACGCCTGTAGTATCCTCTACAAGACCCGGCTGCCTCTTGTCTTGGCTTTCAACAAAACTGATGTGGCAGATCACAAGTTTGCTTTAGaggttctctctctctttaactGTTTATCAGTGTTGAATTGATTGGTCATCACCTAGCAGAACTCTTTGTTGATATGAGTTTTTAATGCAGTGGATGGAAGATTTCGAGGTGTTTCAAGCAGCGATACAGTCTGATAACTCGTACACATCGACCTTGGCTAACAGCCTCTCCCTCTCACTCTACGAATTTTACCGGAATATAAGATCTATTGGTGTTTCTGCAATCACTGGTGCTGGAATGGATGACTTCTTTAAAGCCATTGAAGCAAGTGCTGATGAATACATGCAAACTTACAAGTAATGATTCTCTTCTGTATTTACTTTCTTTGCAGGACCTGTCTACAAGTTTGATGCTTATGATTTGTGTTTTATTTCTTCTTCAGGGCTGATCTTGACAAGAGAAAGGCGGAGAAGGAGCAGTTGGAAGAAGAGCGAAGGGAAAAGGAAATGGAGAAACTGAGGAAGGATATGGAGAGTTCTCAGGGAGGGACTGTGGTTCTAAACACTGGCTTGAAAGATAGAGACGCAGCTGAGAAGATGATGGTTGAggaagaggatgatgatgacttTAAGATTGAAGAAGACAGTGATGATGCCATAGATGAggatgaggaagatgaagagatGAATCGTTTCTACGTATAAATTAAACTCAAAAACTAAATCATTCAGACTTTATCAAGTTGCTTCAACTCGTTTTGTTTGTGTCCTTGCCTTGCTTTCCCCGTTGTGTAGTTAAAACCATGGAGCCTGAATCTCTTTGTGAGACATGGTCTAATGATCTAATGATTATCATAAACTAAGAGTGTTGGGAGACTGTGTACACAGTTTACGTTCTTATATGCACAAGGAGGTAAACACATATATGTCAGACAAAGGAGAAAACAAAACTAACAAAAACTTCCACATTATCAACAACTATGTAGAACAAGAGTCGATGAGTGAGTTACATCATTTGCCCTTTTAACATGATCTGAACAGACTTGAACTGTGTTTGTGTGGACAATCAAAGATTCAGTCTTGGTGGATTTCATCGAAGGGAGCATGAGCAAACCTCACATCTTCTGGCCGTGCAACAACAACAGGCTCGTCAGCGAATAGGGCTTTGAGGAAAGATGGAGTCTTCAAGGGTCGTCTATCAGTCATTCGTGGATACACAAATGCCAAGAAGTAGTACGCGTGACCTGCTATCATTCCCTGCATAATGGATACAGCTTAAGGATAATGATGATTGCAAAGAAGGGAAGACTAAATGGAATAAAGAGAGTGTGTGTGTACCAGTAAATCCCCCCAGGGACTTGCACCAACAAGGACAGAGAACCCAAGAAGCACCTGTAATGTCCGCATTTTCAGAAAGAGATGATTTTAAACTATCGGCTCTAGTCAGCGAACTCcaagaagagaatgaagaaagTGCAAACTCACCCATGGTAAATACGCTGCAGTAAAAGTGAAAAGGCCAAGGAAACTCATGTGGATGTAAGGGTTATGTTTGCTCCATACATAGACCTGAAGAAGAGAGGAGGAAAAATGTTGAGATTGTGTTAAAGAAATGGTTTGGAAAATGCTGCAGGATTGAGATGTAGGTAGAAGGTGTTAACCATCATGAAAGTCAAAGAGTTGCTGAGGAAGATGATTTTGGAGAAAGAGACGGACAAGTAAGGTATCATCCCACCAACGAGAACAATACCGGTGAGAACAGTTGCCCCGAATAAAAGCATGTAAAGGAAATCAGCAGTCTTTCCCCTGAAGGAGTTTTCTTCAAGGAGTTTGCAGTATCTAGCTAGAAAGAACATATGGAACAAGAAGTCCAAATctgcaaaacaaaagaaagtaagTGACTTTCaacacaaaaaagaaaaaaagagaacaaaaaaaattcaaatgatCCAAGGAGAGACtagtaataaaataatgtatgcAAGTCAAGAAGAGTACCCATGTTACGGAAATAAAGGAAGTTAGTAACGAGGCGCCAGAACTGGTATTGCTTCACCACAAGGGTAGGGTTTAGGTATAGGTTATAAGGAGATATTATCTGCAAAAAAACATTCCACAGAACATAAGCCACGAAACACACAAACGCTTGAGCTCATTAGCCACACCCACATTCAAAAACAAAGACATTTACCAtcaaaacacaaacacacacatatgtatataaagtaGAAACCaagattaaatttttattcaacAATTCAAAAACATAATTCTAAACACATCCATGTCAAATCAATCCACATTTCCGGAGAAACAGGGGAAAGAAGCATACAATACCTCGAGGGAACATCCGACGGTGGTGACAACAGCCGCCGTCAAATACGACCGGGTTATGATCGGCATCTGTTTGTACCATTCTTCTACAGCTTGAGCCATACCCTACCGATTCAATCCGACCACCACGAGACAAATTGAACAGAGATTCTTACAAAATTTGAAACCTGATCGAATCTCTAGAAGCTTCAACGTTGAAAATGAATTTGAAGCAGCTTTGAATTCACGAAAGCGACtgattattttctttcttatcgagatgtttttctttctgcacatttaaaaagacaaaagaaaagaaaaagacaccGTCTGATTATAGTTTCAACGAATAACGTAGCGCGTGTACTACACATACCAATCAAAAGAGTCTCCTGACGCCAGTGTCTCGACGAAGCAAAATTAACGTCCCG contains these protein-coding regions:
- the LOC108841261 gene encoding GPN-loop GTPase QQT2 isoform X1 — protein: MLNHYAMLVLNPLVIESSAVFSSYNRLKKIPFQVKNHTGKQIFLSLMDPMESSGEENIVEESHKLVDSLDKLRVSAGSSSSNFKKKPVIIIVVGMAGSGKTSFLHRLVCHTFDANKRGYVLNLDPAVMSLPFGANIDIRDTVKYKEVMKQYNLGPNGGIMTSLNLFATKFDEVVSVIEKRADQLDYVLVDTPGQIEIFTWSASGAIITEAFASTFPTVVTYVVDTPRSTSPITFMSNMLYACSILYKTRLPLVLAFNKTDVADHKFALEWMEDFEVFQAAIQSDNSYTSTLANSLSLSLYEFYRNIRSIGVSAITGAGMDDFFKAIEASADEYMQTYKADLDKRKAEKEQLEEERREKEMEKLRKDMESSQGGTVVLNTGLKDRDAAEKMMVEEEDDDDFKIEEDSDDAIDEDEEDEEMNRFYV
- the LOC108841261 gene encoding GPN-loop GTPase QQT2 isoform X2: MDPMESSGEENIVEESHKLVDSLDKLRVSAGSSSSNFKKKPVIIIVVGMAGSGKTSFLHRLVCHTFDANKRGYVLNLDPAVMSLPFGANIDIRDTVKYKEVMKQYNLGPNGGIMTSLNLFATKFDEVVSVIEKRADQLDYVLVDTPGQIEIFTWSASGAIITEAFASTFPTVVTYVVDTPRSTSPITFMSNMLYACSILYKTRLPLVLAFNKTDVADHKFALEWMEDFEVFQAAIQSDNSYTSTLANSLSLSLYEFYRNIRSIGVSAITGAGMDDFFKAIEASADEYMQTYKADLDKRKAEKEQLEEERREKEMEKLRKDMESSQGGTVVLNTGLKDRDAAEKMMVEEEDDDDFKIEEDSDDAIDEDEEDEEMNRFYV
- the LOC108841264 gene encoding derlin-2.1 — its product is MAQAVEEWYKQMPIITRSYLTAAVVTTVGCSLEIISPYNLYLNPTLVVKQYQFWRLVTNFLYFRNMDLDFLFHMFFLARYCKLLEENSFRGKTADFLYMLLFGATVLTGIVLVGGMIPYLSVSFSKIIFLSNSLTFMMVYVWSKHNPYIHMSFLGLFTFTAAYLPWVLLGFSVLVGASPWGDLLGMIAGHAYYFLAFVYPRMTDRRPLKTPSFLKALFADEPVVVARPEDVRFAHAPFDEIHQD